In Candidatus Promineifilum breve, one genomic interval encodes:
- a CDS encoding phosphoribosyltransferase — translation MTPTSYDYSTRKGILPISWNDFHGLVKALAVAVAPWRPEIILPVLRGGAYPGALLAQILQVEVYPVRLSRRENDVVVHESPRWLVEPPPVVAGRRVLVVDEMCSTGETITLVRQRALALGAAEARAAVLYAHTWGVAVPDYIGLITDELVLNPWDREIFTDGAFRFHPEYVTALTQQGVAADSSLLVPTTQFIAQKVS, via the coding sequence ATGACGCCAACATCCTACGATTATTCCACCCGCAAGGGCATTCTGCCAATCTCCTGGAACGATTTCCACGGGTTGGTGAAGGCGCTGGCGGTAGCCGTTGCGCCGTGGCGGCCGGAGATCATCCTGCCTGTTCTGCGCGGCGGGGCGTACCCTGGGGCATTGCTGGCGCAGATTCTACAAGTCGAAGTCTATCCCGTACGACTTTCGCGGCGGGAAAACGACGTCGTCGTCCACGAGTCGCCGCGCTGGCTGGTGGAACCGCCGCCGGTCGTGGCCGGGCGGCGTGTTCTGGTGGTCGATGAGATGTGCAGCACGGGCGAGACAATCACGTTGGTGCGGCAGCGGGCACTGGCCCTGGGCGCGGCCGAGGCGCGCGCCGCCGTCCTCTATGCTCATACCTGGGGCGTGGCCGTTCCCGACTATATCGGCCTAATCACCGACGAACTGGTGCTGAACCCGTGGGATCGGGAGATCTTCACGGATGGCGCATTCCGTTTTCATCCGGAGTATGTGACAGCCTTGACGCAACAGGGAGTAGCCGCCGACTCGTCGCTGCTCGTTCCCACCACGCAATTTATAGCCCAAAAGGTTTCGTAA
- a CDS encoding RNA recognition motif domain-containing protein, which yields MTKKIYVGNLSFDATEDQVRELFNEFGDIQSLAMINDRDTGRFRGFAFVEMEDSAANAAIKALNGKELDGRELNVNEARPREDRPAGGGGGYRSGGSGGGGNRSGGSGGGNRRSDYGNRDRGSRNNW from the coding sequence TTGACCAAGAAGATTTATGTAGGTAATTTGTCGTTCGATGCCACGGAAGATCAGGTTCGCGAACTGTTCAACGAGTTCGGTGATATCCAATCCCTGGCCATGATCAATGACCGCGACACCGGTCGGTTCCGTGGGTTTGCGTTTGTCGAGATGGAAGATTCCGCGGCCAACGCGGCCATCAAGGCGCTGAACGGCAAGGAACTCGATGGGCGTGAGTTGAATGTCAACGAAGCCCGTCCCCGTGAGGATCGTCCCGCCGGCGGCGGTGGCGGCTATCGCAGCGGTGGCAGCGGTGGTGGCGGCAATCGTAGTGGCGGCAGCGGCGGTGGCAATCGTCGCAGCGACTACGGCAACCGCGATCGCGGCAGCCGCAATAACTGGTAA
- a CDS encoding SUMF1/EgtB/PvdO family nonheme iron enzyme yields MADDRTTLLHFLVQHYTLDGLKTLCFNLFVDFENLSGDTKNAKARELILQLERAGRLSDLEAALGREQPRAYQREFTKAPPVPRIPPRRNRDANQVFVSHAHEDDAFARRLSADLQAEGWSVWIAPDSIQPGETWVEAINRGLEESGYYLLVQTPAAAASPWVVTETNVAISLEHQRLMRFIPLDVAPSRPPPLWTAYQNVSFRDNYLRGLEHLLARLNGRPPRPWPSNGNDRPNGQGADKTGERTFADRRLNQRARVELIRIPAGNFIFGAPNPDPEHELARRTIHLHEYWIGGQPVTNAQFARFVEATHYQTTAEDTGFARVWAAGRWSDVERAYWRRPEGPRSSIDERLHHPVVCVSWYDAQAYCEWAGLRLPAEKEWEKAARGAEGRLYPWGNELAAAHRANFAMRHGTTTAVGQFSPAGDSPYGVADLAGNVWEWTASWFDAPGRPQRSRVARGGAWPSDADNLRATYRVDVDPQLRFNTLGFRVSAHLGDAGF; encoded by the coding sequence ATGGCTGACGATCGCACCACCCTGCTCCATTTTCTGGTGCAACATTACACGCTCGACGGGCTGAAGACATTATGCTTCAACCTCTTTGTCGATTTCGAGAACCTGAGCGGCGACACCAAGAACGCCAAGGCGCGGGAACTCATCTTGCAACTGGAACGCGCCGGCCGCCTGAGCGACCTGGAGGCGGCCCTGGGGCGGGAGCAGCCGCGCGCCTACCAGCGCGAATTTACCAAAGCGCCACCCGTGCCGCGCATCCCACCCCGGCGCAATCGCGACGCCAACCAGGTATTCGTCAGTCATGCCCACGAGGATGACGCCTTTGCCCGCCGTCTATCGGCCGATTTGCAGGCCGAGGGCTGGTCGGTATGGATCGCCCCGGACAGCATCCAGCCGGGCGAAACGTGGGTCGAGGCCATCAATCGCGGACTGGAGGAAAGCGGCTACTACCTGCTGGTGCAGACGCCGGCCGCCGCCGCCTCTCCCTGGGTGGTCACGGAAACCAACGTCGCCATCAGTCTGGAACACCAGAGGCTGATGCGCTTCATTCCCCTCGACGTGGCCCCCAGCCGCCCGCCGCCGCTCTGGACGGCCTATCAGAACGTCTCCTTCCGCGATAATTACCTGCGCGGCCTGGAGCATCTGCTGGCCCGCCTCAATGGTCGCCCGCCGCGGCCGTGGCCGTCGAATGGCAATGACCGGCCCAACGGCCAGGGGGCGGACAAAACGGGCGAGCGCACATTCGCCGATCGGCGACTCAACCAGCGGGCGCGCGTCGAATTGATCCGCATCCCCGCCGGCAACTTCATCTTTGGCGCGCCGAACCCTGACCCCGAGCACGAACTCGCGCGGCGCACCATTCATCTGCATGAATACTGGATTGGCGGCCAGCCGGTGACGAATGCCCAGTTCGCCCGCTTCGTCGAGGCCACCCACTACCAGACGACGGCCGAAGACACCGGCTTCGCCCGCGTCTGGGCCGCCGGCCGCTGGAGCGACGTGGAGCGCGCCTACTGGCGGCGGCCGGAAGGGCCGCGCAGTTCCATCGATGAGCGGCTCCATCATCCCGTCGTCTGCGTCAGTTGGTACGACGCCCAGGCGTACTGCGAATGGGCCGGGCTGCGGCTGCCGGCCGAAAAGGAATGGGAAAAAGCGGCGCGCGGCGCGGAGGGGCGGCTCTATCCGTGGGGCAACGAGTTGGCCGCTGCCCATCGGGCTAACTTCGCCATGCGCCACGGCACGACGACCGCGGTGGGACAATTCTCGCCGGCCGGTGATAGCCCCTACGGCGTGGCCGATCTGGCGGGCAACGTCTGGGAATGGACGGCATCGTGGTTTGACGCGCCGGGCCGGCCGCAGCGTTCGCGGGTGGCGCGCGGCGGGGCCTGGCCCAGCGACGCCGACAATCTGCGGGCCACCTATCGCGTCGACGTCGATCCGCAATTGCGCTTCAATACACTGGGCTTCCGCGTTTCGGCCCATCTGGGCGACGCGGGATTCTAG
- a CDS encoding APC family permease has protein sequence MSTDPDAQNEPKRPNISSLLIGRPLETRTLAHQVISKKVGLAVFASDAISSTAYATEEILVILALTGTMAHLGLSIPIAIAISVLLIIVTISYRQTIFAYPNGGGAYIVARENLGETAALVAGSALLTDYVLTVAVSVSSGVAQIISAFPNLADWRVPMAVVIIGLVTMINLRGVKESGTVFAIPTYFFVVMMFLTLAFGFFRWATGTLGTVTGVEFTTETAAPLTLFLILRAFSSGSTALTGIEAISNGITAFREPKSRNAAATLTAMSTLLVLLFLGITFLSRHIEAIPSHEETIISQLARTVYGDGSILYLFVIAGTALILLMAANTSYADFPRLAALQAADGFLPRQLTYRGGRLVFSWGIMTLALAASVLVILMRASTTALIPLYAIGVFLSFTLSQGGMVVHFRKIGRLKPGEKLKGSEVELEYEPTWRTHMIISAVGATLTFIVMIIFAVTKFTSGAWVVIILIPTLVFIFSRIHRHYKDVAQALSLENARYQIRTDEVITLLLVDGVHMGTLQMVNFAKSLGSPWRAIHVGVNPEKSQRTQDKWDQYVGDDRLVIIPSPYRHLMAPIREYVMNLLRENPTAIVHIVMGHLAMDSVFTQALHQNSSLILNLGLTGLERVVVTIVPLQVRHDEEGGEVNLNVMTGNDLRRARQEWEAKERQQADAKRAEKSHRPPPGKKASGL, from the coding sequence ATGTCAACAGACCCAGACGCGCAGAACGAACCCAAGCGCCCCAATATTTCCAGTTTGCTCATTGGGAGACCCTTGGAGACGCGGACGCTGGCCCACCAGGTCATCAGTAAGAAGGTCGGCCTGGCCGTGTTCGCCTCCGACGCCATCTCCTCGACCGCCTACGCGACCGAGGAAATCCTGGTCATCTTGGCCCTGACCGGCACGATGGCCCACCTGGGTTTGTCCATCCCCATCGCCATCGCCATCTCGGTCTTGCTCATCATCGTCACCATTTCCTATCGCCAGACGATCTTCGCCTATCCCAACGGCGGCGGGGCCTACATCGTGGCCCGTGAGAATTTGGGCGAGACGGCGGCGCTGGTGGCCGGTTCGGCGCTGCTGACCGATTACGTGTTGACCGTGGCCGTATCGGTCTCCTCGGGCGTGGCCCAGATCATCTCGGCCTTTCCCAATCTGGCCGACTGGCGCGTGCCGATGGCCGTCGTCATCATCGGCCTGGTCACCATGATCAACCTGCGCGGTGTTAAAGAGAGCGGCACTGTCTTCGCCATTCCGACCTATTTCTTTGTGGTGATGATGTTCCTGACGCTGGCTTTTGGCTTTTTCCGCTGGGCCACGGGCACGCTGGGCACGGTAACCGGCGTCGAGTTCACCACGGAGACGGCCGCGCCGCTGACGCTCTTCCTCATCCTGCGCGCCTTCTCCAGCGGTTCCACGGCCCTGACCGGCATCGAGGCCATTTCCAACGGCATCACCGCCTTCCGGGAGCCGAAGAGCCGCAACGCGGCGGCCACCCTGACGGCCATGAGCACGCTGCTGGTGCTGTTGTTTCTGGGCATCACCTTCCTGTCACGCCACATCGAAGCCATCCCGTCGCACGAAGAGACGATCATCTCCCAGTTGGCCCGCACGGTCTACGGTGACGGCAGCATCCTGTATCTGTTCGTCATTGCCGGCACGGCGCTCATCCTGCTGATGGCGGCCAATACCAGCTACGCCGACTTCCCCCGCCTGGCCGCGCTCCAGGCCGCCGACGGCTTTCTGCCCCGCCAACTGACCTATCGGGGCGGCCGGCTCGTCTTTTCGTGGGGCATCATGACGCTGGCCCTGGCCGCCTCGGTGCTGGTCATCCTTATGCGTGCCAGCACAACGGCGCTCATCCCGCTCTACGCCATTGGCGTGTTCCTCAGTTTCACCCTGTCGCAGGGCGGCATGGTCGTCCATTTCCGAAAGATTGGCCGGCTGAAGCCCGGCGAGAAGCTGAAGGGCAGCGAAGTCGAACTGGAATATGAGCCAACCTGGCGGACCCACATGATCATCAGCGCCGTGGGCGCGACCCTGACGTTCATCGTGATGATCATCTTCGCCGTCACCAAATTCACCTCCGGCGCGTGGGTGGTCATCATCCTGATCCCGACGCTGGTGTTCATCTTCTCGCGCATCCACCGCCACTATAAAGACGTGGCCCAGGCCCTCAGCTTGGAGAATGCTCGCTATCAGATACGCACCGATGAGGTGATTACCTTGTTGCTGGTCGATGGCGTCCACATGGGCACGTTGCAGATGGTCAACTTCGCCAAGTCACTGGGCAGCCCGTGGCGGGCCATCCACGTCGGGGTGAATCCGGAAAAGTCGCAACGAACGCAGGATAAATGGGATCAATACGTCGGCGATGACCGGCTGGTCATCATCCCCTCGCCCTATCGCCATCTGATGGCCCCCATCCGCGAATACGTGATGAACCTGCTGCGCGAGAATCCCACCGCCATCGTCCACATCGTGATGGGCCATCTGGCGATGGATTCGGTCTTCACCCAGGCGTTGCATCAGAATAGCTCGCTCATCCTGAATCTGGGGCTAACGGGGCTGGAGCGCGTGGTTGTCACCATCGTGCCGCTCCAGGTGCGCCATGACGAGGAAGGTGGCGAGGTGAATCTGAACGTGATGACCGGCAATGACTTGCGCCGGGCACGCCAGGAATGGGAAGCCAAAGAGCGCCAACAGGCCGACGCCAAACGGGCCGAGAAATCCCACAGGCCGCCGCCGGGCAAGAAGGCCTCCGGCCTTTAG
- a CDS encoding GNAT family N-acetyltransferase, protein MIAIRPMTFDDYDAVLALMRGAPGVAVRAADSPAAIQRYLTRNPGLSFVAESDDRLIGCIFGGHDGRRGSLLHLAVAADFQRQGVGRRLVERALAGLAAEGILKSHIDVFADNRGAIAFWQRLGWVKRDDICRFSFNNSSDPNV, encoded by the coding sequence ATGATCGCCATCCGCCCCATGACCTTTGACGACTACGATGCCGTGCTGGCCCTGATGCGCGGCGCGCCGGGCGTGGCCGTGCGCGCCGCCGATTCGCCGGCGGCCATTCAACGCTACTTGACGCGCAATCCGGGGCTGAGCTTCGTGGCCGAAAGTGACGACCGCCTGATTGGTTGCATCTTCGGCGGCCACGATGGGCGGCGCGGATCGTTGCTCCACCTCGCCGTCGCGGCGGACTTTCAGCGGCAAGGCGTCGGCCGACGGCTCGTCGAGCGCGCCCTCGCCGGCCTGGCGGCCGAAGGCATACTCAAGAGCCACATCGACGTCTTTGCCGACAATCGAGGGGCTATTGCCTTCTGGCAGCGGCTAGGCTGGGTGAAACGGGATGATATTTGCCGCTTTTCATTCAACAATTCATCCGATCCCAACGTCTAA
- a CDS encoding ankyrin repeat domain-containing protein produces MTQPAPGDLSAAVAYLAEATQHFSDADLGQPYRWGAHQEGVRFALLGAMHELRTLAVELAAERRRLGQPPTRAQHALAQYHAAYHDLNAVLLGVSAEEYEQPPAPGEWPLRYVYGHMVGAERNFFALVHYGLWRQRDGGSRSATLPEDEANRLLGPYATFGTLMESGDREALAAYHAIQHDRALAEFATISDAEIDGPSVWWEGEPYTLEYRLHRMEAHLRQHTVQVQKSRDQLARPATEARRLLRLVYGALAEAEGVLIGAPDLAAAERDTAAVSIRQLADSAVAAVTQANALVAAVTAGDRERVRELLAEEPRLANAISRDGVPIIRLATYYGQEVIAGMLGDTEGIALEIWDGAALGRADVVEANHKGWGDFILNEYSRDGYSPLQLACFFGREEVARYLIEKGANVNAVSLNAMAVQPLHSAVAGDHTAVVALLLAAGADANAAQQDGFRPLHAAAQNGNAEIARLLLAHGGDPALTDDQGRPPRELAEEKGAADVAALL; encoded by the coding sequence ATGACCCAACCGGCCCCCGGTGATCTTTCGGCCGCCGTCGCCTATCTGGCGGAGGCAACTCAACATTTCAGTGACGCCGACCTCGGCCAGCCCTACCGCTGGGGCGCTCACCAGGAGGGCGTTCGTTTCGCCTTGCTGGGGGCCATGCACGAATTGCGCACGCTGGCCGTGGAGTTGGCGGCCGAACGGCGGCGACTGGGACAGCCGCCAACCCGCGCCCAACACGCCTTGGCGCAATATCACGCCGCCTATCACGACCTGAACGCCGTGTTGCTGGGCGTATCGGCCGAGGAGTACGAGCAGCCGCCGGCCCCGGGTGAATGGCCGCTGCGTTATGTGTACGGCCACATGGTCGGCGCGGAACGCAATTTTTTTGCCCTGGTTCATTATGGCCTGTGGCGGCAGCGCGACGGCGGCTCACGATCGGCCACTCTGCCCGAGGACGAGGCCAACCGGCTCCTGGGGCCGTACGCCACATTTGGCACGTTGATGGAGAGCGGCGACCGTGAGGCGCTGGCCGCCTATCACGCCATTCAGCACGATCGGGCGCTGGCCGAGTTCGCGACCATCAGTGACGCGGAGATCGACGGCCCTTCGGTCTGGTGGGAAGGCGAACCCTATACGCTGGAGTACCGTCTGCATCGCATGGAAGCCCACTTGCGCCAACACACCGTTCAGGTGCAGAAGAGCCGCGATCAGTTGGCCCGGCCGGCCACGGAGGCGCGGCGGTTGTTGCGGCTGGTCTACGGCGCGCTGGCCGAGGCGGAAGGAGTGCTCATCGGCGCGCCGGATTTGGCCGCCGCCGAGCGCGACACGGCGGCCGTTTCCATTCGCCAACTGGCCGACAGCGCCGTGGCCGCCGTGACCCAGGCCAATGCCTTGGTGGCGGCCGTGACCGCCGGCGACCGCGAGCGCGTGCGCGAGCTATTGGCCGAGGAGCCGCGCCTGGCCAATGCTATCAGCCGCGACGGTGTGCCCATTATCCGTCTGGCGACGTATTACGGGCAAGAGGTCATCGCCGGGATGCTGGGCGATACGGAAGGCATTGCGCTGGAGATATGGGATGGGGCGGCGCTCGGCCGCGCGGATGTGGTCGAGGCCAACCACAAGGGCTGGGGGGATTTCATCCTCAACGAGTACAGCCGCGACGGTTATTCACCGCTGCAACTGGCCTGTTTCTTTGGGCGGGAAGAGGTGGCGCGTTATCTCATTGAGAAGGGCGCTAACGTCAACGCCGTCTCGCTCAATGCGATGGCCGTCCAGCCGCTCCATTCGGCCGTCGCCGGCGACCACACGGCCGTCGTCGCGCTGCTGCTGGCCGCCGGGGCCGATGCCAACGCCGCCCAGCAGGATGGCTTCCGCCCACTCCACGCCGCCGCGCAAAACGGGAACGCCGAGATCGCCCGCCTGTTGCTGGCCCATGGCGGCGATCCGGCGCTGACCGATGACCAGGGCCGGCCGCCGCGCGAATTGGCCGAGGAAAAGGGAGCGGCCGACGTAGCGGCGTTACTCTGA
- a CDS encoding 6-bladed beta-propeller has product MKKRTLMENDWWRRIVLLAVMTCMLAFVVQIGAAQSNEAPAAVTSGTLTVGKSTTPAGGQDFWVTAASFQGAWGRAGSSNGRFRQPRDVEVDSAGNIYVSDHRNSRVQKFEADGDFLMVIGGAGKGAGKLRRPNAIAISGNKLAVADTDNHRIALFNTNGSFIANWGSQGTGNGQFSHPQGVVFDSAGNLYVADTFNHRIQVFDTAGTFVRQWGTLGSADGQLRFPTHLDFDAAGNLYVADSNNHRIQVFTTQGNFVRMIGGLGSGPGQFWVPVGLDVGADGFVYIADTFNNRVQKVTTTGVYVGQWKQVSGGNVSRPNGLLSVGALVYVGDIDANKVQIFGQTSFQLDDGQQLSASLPAGTYDVVEAAQSGWTFGSATCAAGNPTAIAGGVRVTLADSATVACSFTNSQ; this is encoded by the coding sequence ATGAAAAAGCGGACATTGATGGAAAACGATTGGTGGCGACGAATCGTACTGCTGGCCGTAATGACCTGCATGCTGGCTTTCGTGGTTCAGATCGGAGCGGCCCAATCGAATGAAGCGCCGGCGGCCGTGACGAGCGGCACGTTGACGGTCGGCAAATCGACGACTCCCGCCGGCGGACAAGATTTCTGGGTGACGGCGGCCTCATTCCAGGGAGCCTGGGGGCGCGCCGGTTCCAGCAATGGCCGTTTCCGCCAACCGCGCGACGTGGAAGTCGACAGCGCGGGCAATATCTACGTCAGCGACCATCGCAATAGCCGGGTACAAAAATTCGAGGCCGACGGCGATTTTCTGATGGTCATCGGCGGCGCGGGCAAAGGCGCGGGCAAATTGCGGCGGCCGAACGCCATCGCCATATCCGGCAACAAGCTGGCCGTCGCCGATACCGACAATCATCGCATCGCCCTCTTCAATACCAACGGCAGCTTCATCGCCAATTGGGGCAGCCAGGGAACGGGCAACGGCCAGTTCAGCCACCCGCAAGGCGTCGTATTCGATAGCGCGGGCAACCTCTACGTCGCCGATACATTCAACCACCGTATCCAGGTCTTCGACACCGCCGGCACGTTTGTTCGCCAGTGGGGCACGCTGGGGTCGGCCGACGGCCAACTGCGCTTCCCCACCCACCTCGATTTCGACGCCGCCGGCAATCTCTACGTCGCCGATTCCAACAATCACCGCATTCAGGTTTTCACAACGCAGGGCAATTTTGTGCGCATGATCGGCGGACTGGGCAGCGGGCCGGGCCAATTTTGGGTGCCGGTCGGGCTGGACGTCGGCGCGGACGGCTTCGTTTACATAGCCGACACCTTCAATAACCGCGTACAAAAAGTAACGACGACCGGCGTCTACGTTGGCCAGTGGAAACAGGTGAGTGGCGGCAACGTCTCGCGGCCGAACGGCTTGCTGTCGGTTGGCGCGTTGGTCTATGTCGGCGACATCGACGCCAACAAAGTTCAGATTTTCGGCCAGACCTCGTTCCAACTCGACGACGGCCAACAACTATCGGCCAGCCTGCCGGCCGGTACCTATGACGTCGTTGAAGCAGCTCAGAGTGGCTGGACGTTCGGCAGCGCGACGTGCGCGGCCGGCAACCCCACGGCCATTGCCGGCGGCGTGCGCGTCACGCTGGCTGATAGCGCGACGGTTGCCTGTTCCTTTACCAACAGTCAGTGA
- a CDS encoding jacalin-like lectin, with amino-acid sequence MEQIQIGPAGGNGGKPFDHYVIPDGARLSAIHVYTEWVVNAIQIDYISATGTADGRPPIGGLGGEHHAFYLDEDEYLTGISGRAGWYIDSIRFHTNKRVSPAFGGGGGDRDYAFAAPQGHLISGFFGRSDWYLDGLGIYARRQPVAEPPPPVAEEDETDEDGATWMELAGEGQALPASVVVKRQIIASNEALEHLEDVALAEAIAGLGGEEIEEGKVDAAIYTQVLDNGEDGQTIAIVLAVAAETGGVETVGDDADEAAVMVSDTIESDDDMAALEDEAVEGAIETLLEEIGGEVDEVEVTIYAGISEDETTEKSYGAVVAIATRIGAPAEPDSRAAPVAGDAERQPRAKDLERVEGIGPKIAELLIAHDIFNLADLAQTPVERLREILGAAGRRFRLADPGSWPEQAKLGASGMWDAMTELQSRLRAGR; translated from the coding sequence ATGGAACAGATACAAATCGGTCCGGCAGGCGGCAACGGGGGAAAACCGTTCGACCACTATGTCATCCCAGACGGCGCGCGCCTGAGCGCCATTCACGTCTATACCGAATGGGTGGTCAACGCCATTCAAATCGACTACATCAGTGCCACCGGTACAGCTGACGGGCGGCCGCCCATTGGCGGGCTGGGCGGCGAGCATCACGCCTTTTACCTCGATGAGGACGAATATCTGACCGGCATCAGTGGGCGCGCCGGCTGGTACATCGACTCGATTCGCTTTCACACCAACAAACGCGTCTCGCCGGCCTTTGGCGGCGGCGGCGGTGATCGGGATTACGCTTTCGCCGCGCCACAAGGCCATCTGATCAGCGGCTTTTTTGGGCGATCCGATTGGTATCTCGATGGCCTGGGGATTTACGCGCGCCGGCAGCCGGTTGCCGAGCCGCCGCCACCCGTCGCGGAGGAAGACGAGACGGACGAGGACGGCGCCACCTGGATGGAACTGGCCGGCGAAGGACAAGCCTTGCCGGCTTCGGTCGTCGTCAAGCGCCAGATTATCGCCTCCAATGAAGCCCTGGAACATCTGGAAGACGTGGCTCTGGCCGAGGCCATCGCCGGGTTGGGCGGCGAGGAGATCGAGGAGGGCAAAGTTGACGCGGCCATCTACACCCAGGTGCTCGACAATGGCGAGGACGGCCAGACCATCGCCATCGTTCTGGCCGTGGCCGCCGAAACGGGCGGCGTGGAGACCGTAGGCGACGACGCCGACGAGGCGGCGGTGATGGTCAGCGACACCATCGAATCGGACGACGACATGGCGGCGCTGGAAGATGAGGCGGTGGAAGGGGCTATCGAGACGCTGCTGGAAGAGATCGGCGGTGAAGTCGATGAAGTGGAAGTCACCATCTATGCCGGGATCAGCGAAGACGAAACGACCGAGAAGTCGTACGGCGCGGTCGTCGCCATTGCCACCCGCATCGGCGCGCCGGCGGAGCCGGATTCGCGCGCCGCACCCGTTGCCGGCGATGCCGAGCGACAGCCCCGCGCCAAAGACCTGGAACGCGTCGAGGGCATCGGCCCCAAGATCGCCGAACTGCTCATCGCCCACGACATCTTCAATCTGGCCGATCTGGCCCAGACGCCGGTCGAGCGGCTGAGGGAAATTTTGGGCGCAGCCGGGCGGCGTTTTCGTCTGGCCGACCCCGGTTCGTGGCCGGAGCAGGCCAAATTGGGCGCGTCGGGCATGTGGGACGCCATGACCGAACTTCAATCCCGCTTGCGCGCCGGTCGCTAG